The DNA region TATTTGATTGATAATCACTAATTGCATTCTTTATAAAAAGGTATAAAATAATAAGTATAGAAAAGGAAGTGATTAGTAATGGCAAAAGCATCAGATTCACAAGTTAGTAATTTAGTTAATATGTTAGATGGATATATGCAAAAAGGTGGACACCATTTAAATGTTAATGTTTTAGATCGTGATGTTCTAAGAGAGGCTCAAAAACATCCAGAACAATATCCACAATTAACAATTCGTGTTTCAGGTTATGCGGTGAATTTTGTTAAATTAACTAAAGAACAACAAGAGGATGTTATTTCAAGAACTTTCCACGAAGGAATGTAATAACTTAATGCTAAAATAACTACTAAAAATTAGTAGTTATTTTTTATAATAAATAAAAGATTTCTTAATAATAATTTATTTTATATGATGTAAGCACTAATAATTAGAATTATTGGTCGCTTTCTTTTTCACAAATTAAGGAATATAATTAATATGTACAGAAAAGGAGAGAAAAATGTCACAAGTTATTGGCTACTATAGTAGTTACGAATCGTTTGGTGCTGTTGATGGTCCAGGGTTGCGGTTGGTATACTTTCTACAAGGTTGCCCATTACGGTGCAAATATTGTCACAATCCTGAAACACAAGTTGTTAACAAAGAAAAACCAATTACCGTTGCTGAAATTATTGATCATTATGAAAAATCAAAAGAATTTTATCGTCAGGGGGGAATAACAATTTCGGGGGGTGAACCCTTGATGCAAATTGATTTTATTATTGCCTTATTTACTGAATTAAAAAAAAGGGGAATTCATACCTGTGTTGACACTTCCGTAGTAACCTTTAGTGAAAACCCACTTTTATTGCAAAAATGAGGTGAATTAGTAAAAGTTTGTGATTTATTTATTTGTGATATTAAAGAAATTAATTCAGCTCGTCATAAGGAATTAACAGGATTAGGAAACGAAAATATTTTAAAGGGAATTAAATGATTAGATGAACAAGGTGCTAATTTATGAATTCGTCATGTTCTAGTTCCGGGCTATACCGATACGAAAGAAAATTTAACAGGAATTGGCCATTTTATTAAAGATTTAAAACATATGGAAAAATTCGAAATTTTACCATATCATAATATGATGGTTCCAAAATATGACAATATGAATCGTAAATTTGAACTACCAGAAGTAGTTCCACCAACACGAGAATATTGTCAAGAATGTTTAAAAATTATTAACAAAGCCATGCACGATGCATAATAAAAAATCACATCAAATGATGTGATTTTTTATTGGTTATGACGGAATAAGACAGCTTGGTTGTTAGGTCTATAAGTTTTAGTATTATGATATGCATCATTAACTCATTGAGTTACGTTCATATTAATAATATTTCAATTATATAATTGAGCGTATTTATTTTTGACATTACTCATTAATCGTGATGGGATTGTGGCTGGATCAGTTAGTTTTTTACTAAACCCAAAGTTATTGTTTGTACTAAGAATAATTCCGAAGAGACCTTTTTGTTGATTCAGAATTCCAGCAATTGTTCAATCCACAATTTTCTGCTTTCATGTTTCACTACCAACAAGGATAATTGCTGCTTTTGCGTCGGTAATAATTGTTGTTTCAATGTGTTTAATTAACATTTCATCAGTAAATAAACCATTATTAATTTCAGGTAATAGCGCAGGACAGATAAAATCAAAGGTTTTTTCGTATTTGGTTAGAAACGTATTTTTTGCTTCTTCATCATTGGGATGAGAAATTAGTAAAATTTTGTCTTTTTGCATTGGTTACCTCCTTTTATTAATTATAACGAATAGTAAAAAAGAAATGGAATTTTTTATTTTTTTCAATAGTGGTACCGTAAAAATTAAGATTTTTATATTTTTTTTTGAAAATTTTTGGTAATTTTATTAGGGAAACAATGATAAAAAAATAAAAATATAGTATAAATATAAATATAGAAAGAAAAAAGGAGTAAGTTTAAAGTTATGGAAAATAAAAAAATTCAAGGATTGATTGAGCGAGTTGGGGTAGCTCAAAAAATCTTTGCTACTTTTTCACAAGAACAAGTTGATAAAGTATTCTATGCAGCAGCAGTAGCTGCAAATAAGGCACGGATTGAATTAGCAATTGATGCGGTTCATGAAACAAAGATGGGAATTATTGAAGATAAAATTATTAAGAATCACTATGCTGCTGAATATGTTTACAACAAGTATCGTGATAGTAAAACAGTGGGGGTTTATGAAGAAAATGTTGGATTAGGATACCAATTAGTATATGAACCAGTTGGAATCATTGCAGCGGTTATTCCAACAACTAATCCAACGGCAACAGCTATTTTTAAAACAATGTTAGCATTAAAAACAAGAAATGGTATTATCATTTCACCACACCCGGGAGCAAAAGATTGTACAATTAAAGCCGCAAAAATTATCTTAGATGCTGCAGTAGCGGCGGGAGCACCAAAAGATATTATTGCCTGAGTTGAAGATGCTCAAATTCAAGATACAACTGATTTAATGCAAGCAGCTGATTTAATTTTAGCAACTGGTGGACCAGGGATGGTTAAATCAGCTTATTCATCGGGAAAACCAGCGATTGGGGTTGGTGCTGGAAACTGTCCAGCAATTATTACTGAATTAGCTGATTTGGACACTGCAACATCATCAATTATTCAATCAAATACTTTTGATAATGGTGTTATTTGTGCAACTGAAAATGCGGTGATTGTTGTTGAAAAAGTTTATGATCAAGTAGTTAAACTATTTGAAGCAAAAAATGGCTATGTAATGACCAAAAAAGAAGATTTAGATAAAATCCGTAAGGCAATGTTTAAAGAAGGAAAATATGGGGTTTTAAATGCTGCTTTAGTAGGTCAAACACCACAAACAATTGCAAAGTTAAGTGGAGTTACAATTCCGGAAAATACAAAATTAATTTTATGTGTGGCAGAAAAAACAAGTCATGATGAACCATTAGCCCATGAAAAATTATCAACTTATGTTTCATTATATAAAGCAAAAGATTTTGATCATGCATTAACAATGGCAAAAGAATTGTTAACAATGGGACCAGGACATACTGCTAGTTTATGAACTGATGAGATTAAAGGTAAAAATGAAATTGCGTTATGACGCGATCAATGTAATGCTGGAAGAATGGTTATTAATATGCCAGCAAGTTTAGGGGCAGTTGGTGATATGTATAATTTTTATTTAGCACCATCATTTACCTTAGGATGTGGTAGTTGAGGAGGAAATTCAACTTCAACAAACATTGAACCAAAACACTTATTAAATACTAAAACTGTTGCAATGAGGAGAGAAAATATGCAATGAATGAGATTACCAGAACGAATTTATCATAAATTTGGTTGTTTACCAATCGCGTTACAAGATTTAAAAGAATGAAATAGTAAAAAAGCCTTTATTGTGACAGACCCAATGATTAATCAATTATATGGAACACGAGTAACGAGTGTTTTAGAAGATTTGGGTATTAAATATGATGTTTTTGCGGATGTTGAACCAAATCCAACCTTTGCGACAACTGAACGTGGGGTTAAATCAATGCAAAACTCAAAGCCAGATGTTGTTATTGCAATTGGTGGAGGTAGTGCAATGGATGCTGCCAAAATGATTTGATTAATGTATCAACATCCGGATGTTAAATTTGCTGATTTAGCAATGACTTTTAATGATATTCGAAAACGAATTGTTAAGTTCCCAGTTATTGATAAATCAGTACGCTTGGTATGTATTCCAACAACATCAGGAACAGGTTCAGAAGTAACACCATTTTCTGTTATTACAGATGATAAAACACATATTAAGTATCCTTTAGCAGATTATGCTTTAACACCAGATATGGCAATTGTTGATCCAGAATTAACATTAACAGTGCCAAAAGGGGGAACTAATGCTCCGGCATTAGATGCTTTAACGCATTTATTTGAATCATATGTTTCGGTGTTAGCAACAGATTACACTGATCCATATGCCTTGCAAGGAATCAAAACAATTTTTGAGTATTTACCAGATGCTTATCATAATGGACAAACCGCTGTTAAAGCAAGATGCAAAATGGCGGATGCCGCAACCCAAGCTGGAATGGCCTTTGCTAATGCATTTTTAGGATTAGTTCATTCAATGTCGCATAAAATTGGAGGAGAATTTGGAGTTATTCATGGTTCAGCAAATTCAATTTTATTACCATATATTATTCGTTATAATGCTGCAACAATTTTAGATGGAGGAAAACAAACTTACTTCTCACAATATACTGTTGCTAATGCTTTAGAACGTTATGCACAAATTGCAAAATATTGTGGAGTAAAAGGAAATAATGATGCTGAATTAGTTGATAAATTAATTGCTAATGTCCAAGCTTTATCAAAAGATGTTGAAATTCCTGCTTCATTTAAAGATTATTTTGCAAAATTTAATATTACAGTTAGTGAAAAAGAATTCTTGACAGTTGTTGATAAAATGTCGCAAGATGCTTTTGATGACCAATGTACACCAGCAAATCCACGGATTCCGTTAATTAGTGATATTAAACAAATTTATTTAGATGCTTATCACGGTATTGCCGTAAAACCATTAAAAAAATAAGAAATAAACTGTAACCTTTTTATTAAACTTATTGTTATTTTTGTAAAGAACTATTTTTTGATAGTTCTTTTTTTATGATATTATGTATGAAACAAGGTACGAGAGAAAGTGGGAATGAAGATGAAACGAACAATTACATTAGCAGCCGGGTGTTTTTGAGGAACACAAGCTTATTTTGATCGTCAACCAGGAGTTTTAACAACGACCGTTGGTTATGCTAATGGTCATCAAGCAAGTGTGACATATGATGAGGTTTGTAAGAATGAAACGGGATTTGTTGAAGCTTGCCAAATTACTTTTGATGAAACAATTATTTCATTAGAAAAATTATTAACTAAGTATTGGCAAGTAATTGACCCAACCCTATTAAATCAACAAGGGAATGATGTTGGTTCGCAATATCGAACAGGAATTTATTATTATGAAGCAGATGAAACATGAGGACGCCCAATTATTCTTAAGTCACGGGATGAAATTGCAAAACAGTATCAGAAACAAATTGTGACAGAAATTCAACCATTATCGTTATATCTTTTAGCAGAAGAATATCATCAAAAGTATTTGGAAAAAAATCCAACAGGGTATTGTCATATTAATTTAACAAAAAGTTAGAGCCCTAGTCATATTGATATTGTATTAGCTATTTTTTAAACCGTTCAATAGACGGTTTTCTTCTTTGCCATTATATATAACAATCTGGCTTTTTAATTAAAAAATAACTTTATCAAATTAATTGCAAAATTTTAATGATATTTTGCAATTAATTTGATAAATATTTATTCTATTTTTGATTTTTTATTTCTTTTATAAGATATTATTAATAGTTTAATTTTAATTATGCTATTAAGAATTGGGAAGGAACCATTTAAAAAAATGAAAAAATTATTAACTATTTGAAGTGTAATAACATTAACAGGTACGACTGGTCCAAATGTGGTATCTTGTAATAAACAAAATAATGAAGAGGTTGAAGATGATACTTATGGAAAAGATCTTGAAGTACTAAATGAAATTAAGACAAAAGCAAGTCAAGATATTAGTAATTATCTTAAAGCAAGGATGTATATTGATAGTAACAAAAATAATTTAGAAGATATTTATAAAAGGGTAAATCTGAGGAACTCATCTTATCAACTAAATTTAAATAAGTCAGATGATAAAAAATTAACAAATTATTTTATTAATGAATTTAACAATGTTTTTGATTATGTAAATCAAAATTTAAAAAATACATACTCAAATTATTTTCCAGACAAAATGCCACTAACATTTGAAGAAGACAAGACCACGATTGATGTTAGTTTTATTAATGTCGAAGGAATTAAAAATAATTTTCCAGCAAATATTGTTGCTGAAGATTTTAAAGGGGCTAGAGTTAATTTAAAGACAGTAGTAAGTCTTAATTTTAAAACAATGTTTTCAGAATTTGAAATATCAACAGTTTATAATGTAACAGAAAATCCAAGTGCCTTACAAACGCTTTCAAGTGAAGCAACAAAATTTTTATTAAAAAAACTACAAAGATATTTTAAGGATTTAGAAAATGTTGATTTTAGTACAAATAAGGTTTTTAAATCCTTATATGAACAAGTACAATGAGATTTTTCAAAAAAAATTGATGTTTTAAATGATACTTTAAAAAAATCACTTAAACAATATATTATTGGAAACGAGAAATTTCGAAATATTGATGTAACTTATAATAATGTGGCATTAATTGAACGTGTGAGTAACGGTGATTTATCAGAAGAAAATAAGGGTTCTGATAAATTGTTTAAAACCCAGAATGCGCGAGATTTAACATTATCAAATTGGTTGAAAGGGACAGAAGAACCAAAAAGTATTAATAATGCAACAGAAAATGATTTTGTTAATTTTTATAAAAGTAGAATTGGTCGGGGATTAAATATTAATGATAATGATTCTTTAACTTTAGGTAGTTTTAAATTTAATTTAAGTTATTTAAATATTGATGGAATGGGTCTTTCGGGATATGCCACTAATATTGATGATGTTGATGATGACATGGGTAATAATATTATAATGACTTTAAATTTATCACGTGCTGCGATTGATCAAAAATTAAATAATTGAGCAAAAATTATCATTGCGTTTTGAAAACATATAAATACTGGTCCTTTTGCTAAAAAAGACACCGTTGAAATTACTGTCGCTAGTCGTTTATTTCGAACTATTTCAGAAGTGAATAAAAGAGATGGTTTAAAAGGCACTCTAAAAGTTTTGGTTGATAATTTTAAAAAAACAACGGAAGCACAAAGTTTAGAGGATATTGATTTATTTAAATTAATATCTCATCCATCATTTAAAAAAACTAAGGGGAAAAGTAAAACCGATACTTCAGGTAGTCCAACTTTAATATGAGATTCTTCAAATAGTAAGAATTGAGCAGTATTGTTTACTTTTGGTGTAGATTTTGATAGTGGCTTATACTATTGTTTTGCATCTTCTTCAGATGATAAATCATTAAAAAATGATATTGATTTTAAAATAAGTATTAAAAAAATCGTTTATTAAATTAAGTATTTTTATAAAAAGGAAAAACAAATGAAAAAAAATACAAAAAAATGGTGATTATTAAATGTAAATTTAATTCTTATTATTATTTTGCTTTTAAGTTTTATGTTGTATATATTATATTGTGCTTATGGAAAACGACACCCAAAATTAGCAGCGCAACCATTAGTTGATCCGATTTCGTTACGTTCAACAATCACCGAAGCTGATTTAGGAACAATTAACACGGATGGAGCGCATGTTCCAGCAGCAAGAGATATAAAACATAAATTAAAAGATAAGTATAATAATTTAAATATTAGTGATATTGATATATCAAATATTACACAATGAGATGCAACAATTACCGCAAAAGATAAAAGTACTTATAAGGGAAAAATACTAATCAAATATGTTATTAATAGAACGATGACTGATGGTTCGATTTCATTACGAGTAAGATTGTTTTATCAAGAAACAGATTATTGATGTGGACCAGCCACATTACAAATGATTGTGGACTATTTTACGGATAAAGTTATTTCACAACAAGAATTATCAGCACAAATGTATACTGAGAATTATCATGGAACTTATCCCGAATATATGGTTAAAAGTTTGAATGAAATAGCAACACCGAACAAACGACGTTATGTTAATAAAAGGTTACGCCAAAATTTTGGTGATAATATCAATGAACAGAAAATATTTTATCAGGATGTTAAAAATAGTTTAGCACATAATTTTCCGGTTGCCTTAGCAATCTTTGGGAAATATCCTTGGTCAGGATATATGCGGCACTATGTTGTTATATATGGCATTTTGGTTGCAAGAAATTTTGAAAATTATAAATATTTAATTCTTGATCCAACTTTAGGAAAGTTAGATATAGAACAATCTCAAATTCATAATCTTTTTAGCTTAGAAAATAACGGCAGAATCAGTATCTATCAATAAAATATTTTTAAATGTTCTATTTTATTTTAGCCTTTGTTAAAGGGCAATAAATTTAAATAATAAATTGCATAAATATTAAAAGGTTTTTAAACTAAAACCTTTTTTATTGAAAAAAATTTTATTAACTTGGAGATTAAAATAATATCGGAACATTAGTATTAATTATTGTTTTTATTTTAAAAAAAGCATATAATTACTATTAAGGAGGATTGGATATGGCGATGTTTAATAATAAAAAGCCAACTTTCATATCAATGGATTTAGGAACAGCTTATACCTTGGTTTATATATCAGGAAGCGGAATTGTTTATAATGAACCATCGATTGTGGCTTATAAAATTAAAGAAAATAGAATTATTGCTGTTGGAAATGAAGCATATAAGATGATTGGAAAAGGAAATAAGACAATTAGAATTGTGCGACCAATGGTCGATGGGGTTATTACCGATATTCGTGCAACGGAAGCCCAATTAAAATATATTTTTAACCGTTTACGGATTAGTAAACAATTAGCTAATTCAATTATGTTATTAGCTACTCCGTCAGTAATTACGGAATTAGAAAAAAATGCTTTAAAGAAAATTGCAATGAACTTAGGTGCAACAAGGGTTTTTGTTGAAGAAGAAGTTAAAATGGCTGCTTTAGGTGGCGGGGTTGATATTTACAAACCTTTTGGAAACTTAGTTATTGATATGGGTGGAGGAACCACTGATATTGCTGTTCTTGCTTCAGGAGATATTGTGTTATCAAAATCAGTAAAAGTTGCTGGGAACTATTTAAACGATGAAATTTTAAAATATGTTCGTTCACAATATGGTTTAGAAATTGGAATTAAAACAGCAGAAATGATTAAAATTGAAATTGGTTCATTAGCAAAACATGGCGATGAACGTAAAATGAAAGTATATGGACGAGATGTTGTTTCAGGGTTACCACGTGAAATTGAATTAACGCCAGAAGAAGTTCGTGAAGTGTTAAAAGTTCCAGTCTCACGGATTATTGATTTAGCCGTCCAAGTCTTAGAAGAAACACCACCAGAACTAGCGGGAGACATCTTCCGAAACGGAATTACTATCTGTGGTGGTGGTGGTTTAATCAAAGGAATTGACCACTACTTTGAAGAAACTTTACAATTACCAGCTAAAATTGGAGAACAACCATTATTAGCGGTTATTAATGGAACAAAAAAATTTGAATCAGATATTTATGACATTATTCGTCAAGAGCACCAAAAAACAAAAGAATTGGATTATTAATTGTTATTGGCTGATAGTTAATAATGAAGAATCGTAAAATTGTTTTAGTCGGTTGTGGTGCAGTAGGGACATCGTTCCTTTATGCTGCAATCAATCAAGGTTTAGCTCAAGAATATGTTTTAATTGATATTAATTATGAATGAGCAGAAGGGCACGCCTTGGATTTAGATGATTGTAATCCTGTCTTAGAGCGACCATTTTATAGCGTTAATGCCGGTACTTATCAAGACTGTGCTGATGCTGATATGGTTGTGGTAACGGCGGGACGTCCACAAAAAGAAGGTGAAACAAGATTAGAAATGATTGCTGATAATGCTAAAATTATGCAAGAAGTTGCTTTAGCAATTAAAGCTTCTGGTTTTGAGGGCATTTCTTTAATTGCATCTAATCCCGTAGATATTTTAACTACTGTATATCAAAAGGTAACTGGTTTTAATCCGCACACAATTTTAGGGTCGGGGACTAGTTTGGATTCTGCTCGTTTACGTCGTCTGATTGGAAAAAAGTTAAATGTCCATCCTAGTTCAGTTCACGCTTATATTATGGGTGAACATGGCGATTCAGCAATGACAGCGTGAAGTTGTGCTTCAATTTTAGGGAAACGAATTAGCGACTATGTAGAAGAAGGGCGCTTAACACTTGAAGATCTAAAAGAATGTCAAAGTGATGCCATTAACATGGCATACAAAATTATTGAAAAGAAAAAATCAACTTTTTATGGCATTGGTGTTGTTTTAGCCCATATTGCTCGTATTATTATTCGTGGGGAGAACCAAGCAATCTTAATTGGTGCATACTTAAGCGGCGAATATGGGCAGAATGGAATTTATACCGGTGTTCCAGCTGTGGTTAGCAACTATGGGTGGGAACGAATTATTAAATTACATATTAATAATGAAGAACAAGAACAATTTAATAAATCTTGTCAAAAAATTCATGAGGCCGTAACTGTTGCTTTTCAAGCAATTGGGATTCAATAAAACTGATTTATTATCAGTTTTTTTATGTTATGATTTAAAAAATAGGAGGGAAGATTAATGCAACAACCGTTAGCGTTTTTGTTACGCCCAACAGCAATTACTGATATTATTGGACAAAGTCATATTATTAATGATCAAAATGGTCTTATTTCTCGAATGTTAAAATATAACTATGCTAGTTCATTAATTTTTTATGGTGATCCTGGTGTTGGGAAAAGTAGTATTGCGCGTGCTTTGGCAAATGATTTGCAATTAGAATATGCTGTTTTTAATGCTGAAATTGATAAGAAACAAGATTTAGAAAACATAATTAAAAAAGCTCAAAATGTTGATCGTTTTATTATTATTGTTGAAGAAGTTCACCGAATGAATAAAGATCGCCAAGATATTTTGTTACAATATTTAGAAAATGGGCACTTAATTATGTTTGCTTGTACGACTGAGAATCCCTATTTTGTCATTAATCCAGCGTTACGATCACGGGCAAATATTATTAAATTAGAGCGGATTACTACTGATGAAATGTTAATCGGGTTAAAAAAGTTAATTGCCACAAAAAAATTAGCATTAACAATTACCACTGAAGCATTGGAATTAATTTGCCAATTAGCTAGTGGTGATTTACGGATTGCAATTAATATCTTAGAATTATGTTTAAACTTATACCCCAAAGAAGAAATTACCACCGCAATTATTACAAGTATTGCACCAACAGCAAATTTAATTAATTTTGCCGATGGTGATGAACACCATGATTTAAAATCAGCGTTACAGAAAGCAATTCGTGGCAGTGATGTTGATGCGGCATTGTATTATTTTGCTCGCTTATTGGCAAGTGGGGATCATGAAGCTTTGTTACGACGAATGCTAATTATTGCGTATGAAGATATTGGCTTAGCTAATCCCTCGATTGCAATTCATGTGAAAGCTGCTGTTGATAGCTTTCGTCAAATTGGGTTACCCGAAGGACGAATTCCATTAGGATTAGCAATTGTTGAAATGTGTTTAAGTGAAAAATCAAATAGTGCTTATTTAGCAACGGACCAAGCTTATGACGATGTTTTAAATGGTAAAATTTATCCAATTCCGCATAATTTACGTGATACAAGCTACGCTTCAGCAGTAAAATTAGGAAATGGGGTTGGTTATCAATATCCCCATGATTTTCCAAATGATTATGTTGTTCAGCAGTACTTACCAAAAGAAATGCTCGGAACTGTTTATTATCATCCCAAATTACATAGTGTGTATGAGAAACGAATCAATGAGTTATATCATCGTTTTAGGAATAAAACCAAGTAGTTACTTTAAAGTAACTTCTTGGTTTATTTTTTAGCAGTGTTAAAATTAAGGTATTAGAAATGGAGATGAGGATAATGACACTCGTTAAAATTCATGTGCC from Spiroplasma sp. NBRC 100390 includes:
- a CDS encoding glycine radical domain-containing protein yields the protein MAKASDSQVSNLVNMLDGYMQKGGHHLNVNVLDRDVLREAQKHPEQYPQLTIRVSGYAVNFVKLTKEQQEDVISRTFHEGM
- the pflA gene encoding pyruvate formate-lyase-activating protein, with the protein product MSQVIGYYSSYESFGAVDGPGLRLVYFLQGCPLRCKYCHNPETQVVNKEKPITVAEIIDHYEKSKEFYRQGGITISGGEPLMQIDFIIALFTELKKRGIHTCVDTSVVTFSENPLLLQKWGELVKVCDLFICDIKEINSARHKELTGLGNENILKGIKWLDEQGANLWIRHVLVPGYTDTKENLTGIGHFIKDLKHMEKFEILPYHNMMVPKYDNMNRKFELPEVVPPTREYCQECLKIINKAMHDA
- a CDS encoding TIR domain-containing protein, which translates into the protein MQKDKILLISHPNDEEAKNTFLTKYEKTFDFICPALLPEINNGLFTDEMLIKHIETTIITDAKAAIILVGSETWKQKIVDWTIAGILNQQKGLFGIILSTNNNFGFSKKLTDPATIPSRLMSNVKNKYAQLYNWNIINMNVTQWVNDAYHNTKTYRPNNQAVLFRHNQ
- the msrA gene encoding peptide-methionine (S)-S-oxide reductase MsrA, with translation MKMKRTITLAAGCFWGTQAYFDRQPGVLTTTVGYANGHQASVTYDEVCKNETGFVEACQITFDETIISLEKLLTKYWQVIDPTLLNQQGNDVGSQYRTGIYYYEADETWGRPIILKSRDEIAKQYQKQIVTEIQPLSLYLLAEEYHQKYLEKNPTGYCHINLTKS
- a CDS encoding lipoprotein, with translation MKKLLTIWSVITLTGTTGPNVVSCNKQNNEEVEDDTYGKDLEVLNEIKTKASQDISNYLKARMYIDSNKNNLEDIYKRVNLRNSSYQLNLNKSDDKKLTNYFINEFNNVFDYVNQNLKNTYSNYFPDKMPLTFEEDKTTIDVSFINVEGIKNNFPANIVAEDFKGARVNLKTVVSLNFKTMFSEFEISTVYNVTENPSALQTLSSEATKFLLKKLQRYFKDLENVDFSTNKVFKSLYEQVQWDFSKKIDVLNDTLKKSLKQYIIGNEKFRNIDVTYNNVALIERVSNGDLSEENKGSDKLFKTQNARDLTLSNWLKGTEEPKSINNATENDFVNFYKSRIGRGLNINDNDSLTLGSFKFNLSYLNIDGMGLSGYATNIDDVDDDMGNNIIMTLNLSRAAIDQKLNNWAKIIIAFWKHINTGPFAKKDTVEITVASRLFRTISEVNKRDGLKGTLKVLVDNFKKTTEAQSLEDIDLFKLISHPSFKKTKGKSKTDTSGSPTLIWDSSNSKNWAVLFTFGVDFDSGLYYCFASSSDDKSLKNDIDFKISIKKIVY
- a CDS encoding C39 family peptidase, giving the protein MKKNTKKWWLLNVNLILIIILLLSFMLYILYCAYGKRHPKLAAQPLVDPISLRSTITEADLGTINTDGAHVPAARDIKHKLKDKYNNLNISDIDISNITQWDATITAKDKSTYKGKILIKYVINRTMTDGSISLRVRLFYQETDYWCGPATLQMIVDYFTDKVISQQELSAQMYTENYHGTYPEYMVKSLNEIATPNKRRYVNKRLRQNFGDNINEQKIFYQDVKNSLAHNFPVALAIFGKYPWSGYMRHYVVIYGILVARNFENYKYLILDPTLGKLDIEQSQIHNLFSLENNGRISIYQ
- a CDS encoding rod shape-determining protein — its product is MAMFNNKKPTFISMDLGTAYTLVYISGSGIVYNEPSIVAYKIKENRIIAVGNEAYKMIGKGNKTIRIVRPMVDGVITDIRATEAQLKYIFNRLRISKQLANSIMLLATPSVITELEKNALKKIAMNLGATRVFVEEEVKMAALGGGVDIYKPFGNLVIDMGGGTTDIAVLASGDIVLSKSVKVAGNYLNDEILKYVRSQYGLEIGIKTAEMIKIEIGSLAKHGDERKMKVYGRDVVSGLPREIELTPEEVREVLKVPVSRIIDLAVQVLEETPPELAGDIFRNGITICGGGGLIKGIDHYFEETLQLPAKIGEQPLLAVINGTKKFESDIYDIIRQEHQKTKELDY
- a CDS encoding L-lactate dehydrogenase, with amino-acid sequence MKNRKIVLVGCGAVGTSFLYAAINQGLAQEYVLIDINYEWAEGHALDLDDCNPVLERPFYSVNAGTYQDCADADMVVVTAGRPQKEGETRLEMIADNAKIMQEVALAIKASGFEGISLIASNPVDILTTVYQKVTGFNPHTILGSGTSLDSARLRRLIGKKLNVHPSSVHAYIMGEHGDSAMTAWSCASILGKRISDYVEEGRLTLEDLKECQSDAINMAYKIIEKKKSTFYGIGVVLAHIARIIIRGENQAILIGAYLSGEYGQNGIYTGVPAVVSNYGWERIIKLHINNEEQEQFNKSCQKIHEAVTVAFQAIGIQ
- a CDS encoding replication-associated recombination protein A; this translates as MQQPLAFLLRPTAITDIIGQSHIINDQNGLISRMLKYNYASSLIFYGDPGVGKSSIARALANDLQLEYAVFNAEIDKKQDLENIIKKAQNVDRFIIIVEEVHRMNKDRQDILLQYLENGHLIMFACTTENPYFVINPALRSRANIIKLERITTDEMLIGLKKLIATKKLALTITTEALELICQLASGDLRIAINILELCLNLYPKEEITTAIITSIAPTANLINFADGDEHHDLKSALQKAIRGSDVDAALYYFARLLASGDHEALLRRMLIIAYEDIGLANPSIAIHVKAAVDSFRQIGLPEGRIPLGLAIVEMCLSEKSNSAYLATDQAYDDVLNGKIYPIPHNLRDTSYASAVKLGNGVGYQYPHDFPNDYVVQQYLPKEMLGTVYYHPKLHSVYEKRINELYHRFRNKTK